The proteins below come from a single Chrysoperla carnea chromosome 1, inChrCarn1.1, whole genome shotgun sequence genomic window:
- the LOC123292241 gene encoding translocation protein SEC63 homolog isoform X2, which translates to MGGQKFQYDESGGTFFYFLLSFLALILIPATYFYWPRKRQEDPEKERKGCQCDGCVQKKQILSQSEPWKGTKEFLTKVAIVGGWVLLAFLAYKVSQFDYELANFDPYEILGIPVGSSVAEVKKSYKKLSIILHPDKKTGDEKAFMKLTKAYQALTDDEARRNWEKYGNPDGPGAMSFGIALPAWIVEKENTVWVLGLYALVFMVALPTVVGTWWYRSIRFSGDQVLLDTTQLYYYFFHKTPSMMLKRVIMILAASLEFDKRHNSQIVERLSDNEEVPHLIKQLPNLSEKNRERPLCYMYSIKTRAIIHAHLSRISLNPLTLEKDRQYIVKKCPYLIQEQVNCVNQLILLAYAGRLPRLPSIETIENCMKLCPMIVQALWEFKNPLLQLPHVTDDNLKYFMSKKRQVKTLQQLAQLKNEDRKALFRHLSEEQYENVLKVLGQMPYVDFKIQHEVCDDENPNVVTAGAIVTVTVSLKRHDMKTLFGDSTIAESQPIRGDEEHTKDEISEVNGGGDTASTTETKPNVKKPAWIKQKRGGGGKKSNKRPNKQNRVNKERSTTTAKIEESPKVDDATPKSKKLTKESLNLQESDDSDDEDSDSGGGNNKKVSSLDDDQEWEKFQQKLQKRDKGLEGRSKVSHSVHCPYFPEDKQEYWWTYICDRKSKTLLTAPHHITNLVDYEEVQLKFTAPRWPGVYTFTVCLRSDSYIGLDQQQELRLDIKEAPAIPTEHPQWDISESEDEGNGATANGGADDDELSEFATDDEIEEDDE; encoded by the exons atgggtGGACAAAAATTCCAGTACGATGAAAGTGGCGgaacttttttctattttttattatcgtttTTGGCGTTAATTTTAATTCCTGCAACCTATTTTTATTGGCCACGTAAACGTCAAGAAg atcCCGAAAAAGAGCGAAAAGGTTGCCAGTGCGATGGGTGTGtacagaaaaaacaaattttatcgcAATCCGAACCATGGAAAGGTACAAAAGAATTCCTTACAAAAGTTGCAATTGTCGGTGGTTGGGTGTTGTTAGCATTTCTAGCATACAAAGTATCCCAATTTGATTATGAGCTAGCAAATTTCGATCCATATGAAATTTTGGGTATACCAGTGGGAAGTTCTGTGGCAGAAGTGAAAAAgagctataaaaaattatcaataattctCCATCCTGATAAAAAAActggagatgaaaaagcatttATGAAATTAACAAAAGCGTATCAGGCGTTAACGGACGATGAGGCACGCCGTAACTGGGAGAAATATGGTAATCCAGATGGGCCAGGTGCAATGAGCTTTGGTATTGCATTACCTGCTTGGATTGTCGAAAAAGAAAACACAGTGTGGGTGTTAGGGTTGTATGCGTTAGTATTCATGGTTGCATTACCTACAGTTGTGGGTACCTGGTGGTATCGTAGTATCCGATTTTCTGGTGATCAAGTGCTTTTAGATACAACAcagttgtattattatttcttcCATAAAACTCCCAGTATGATGTTAAAACGTGTAATTATGATTTTGGCAGCGAGTTTAGAGTTTGATAAACGGCATAATTCACAAATTGTTGAAAGGTTAAGTGATAATGAAGAAGTTCCACAT ttaataaaacaattaccaaatttaagtgaaaaaaatcGTGAGAGACCGTTATGTTATATGTATTCAATAAAAACCAGAGCAATAATTCATGCACATTTATCACGTATTTCATTAAATCCACTGACGCTGGAAAAAGACAGgcaatatattgttaaaaagtgTCCTTATTTAATTCAAGAGCAAGTGAATTGTGtcaatcaattaattttgttagcGTATGCTGGACGAT TACCTCGTTTGCCAtctattgaaacaattgaaaattgtatgaaattatGTCCGATGATTGTTCAAGCATTATGGGAATTTAAAAACCCGCTATTACAATTACCACATGTTACGGatgataatttgaaatattttatgagtaaaaag CGTCAAGTAAAAACACTTCAACAACTGGCGCAACTAAAAAACGAGGATCGTAAAGCATTATTCCGCCATTTATCCGAAGAGCAATACGAAAATGTACTTAAAGTTTTAGGTCAAATGCCGTATGTTGACTTTAAGATTCAACATGAAG taTGTGACGATGAAAATCCAAATGTCGTAACAGCCGGTGCAATAGTTACAGtcacagtttcattaaaacgtCACGATATGAAAACATTATTCGGTGATTCAACCATAGCTGAATCACAACCAATTCGCGGAGACGAAGAACATACCAAAGATGAAATATCTGAAGTTAATGGAGGAGGGGATACTGCAAGCACAACAGAAACAAAACCAAATGTGAAAAAACCAGCATGGATTAAACAAAAACGTGGTGGCGGAGGTAAAAAGAGTAATAAGAGGCCTAACAAACAAAATCGTGTCAATAAAGAACGTTCAACTACAACAGCTAAAATTGAAGAATCGCCTAAGGTCGACGATGCAACACCTAAATCAAAGAAACTGACTAAGGAGTCATTGAATTTACAAGAATCAGATGATAGTGATG ATGAAGATTCTGATTCTGGAGGTGGTAATAATAAGAAAGTTTCATCATTAGATGATGATCAAGAATGGGAAAAATTCCAACAGAAATTACAAAAACGTGATAAAGGTCTAGAAGGAAGATCAAAAGTATCACATTCTGTACATTGTCCATATTTTCCAGAAGACAAACAAGAATATTGGTGGACATATATTTGTGATAGAAAGAGTAAAACATTGTTAACAGCTCCACATCATATCACAAATCTAGTAGATTACGAAGAAGTGCAATTaaag ttcACAGCTCCAAGATGGCCTGGGGTATACACATTCACAGTATGTTTACGTAGTGATTCATATATTGGTTTAGATCAACAACAAGAATTGCGATTAGATATTAAAGAAGCACCAGCGATACCCACAGAACATCCACAATGGGATATTAGTGAGAGTGAGGATGAAGGTAATGGTGCAACTGCTAACGGTGGTGCAGACGATGACGAACTATCAGAGTTTGCAACCGATGATGAAATTGAAGAGGatgatgaatga
- the LOC123304919 gene encoding IST1 homolog: MFASNPSYTKLKTNLRLAINRLKLLGKKKSELAQKSRKEIAEYIANGKIERAKIRVECIIREDYLVEAMELLEMYCDLLVARFGLLTQMKELDEGLAESVSSILWVAPRLQADVPEMKIISDLLTHKYGKQYAEACRSDSIATISDKLRHKMSVQSPPKLLVEKYLIEIAKNYSIPYEPDPEVMKGERGVDALLDIGERNDTNNLGGGGGGMPQPPGFIGFPQPPLLPVNSGMGGGYTPFNYPNPSPSNSGGFVVPHSKPSTPSAPKVPYGAPLSYNIPPGAETKDLNTNFMLDFDDDIPPPSYDSVSPDENQQNINKNVPYGKPKPQPRSKMPPPSDYPELPELPNVPSDNLSTNKEDDIDFDDLARRFEELKKKK, encoded by the exons atgtttgcttcAAATCCaagttatacaaaattaaaaacaaatttacgaTTAGCAATAAATCGATTAAAGTTATTAGGTAAGAAAAAATCAGAGCTTGCTCAAAAATCACGCAAAGAAATTGCTGAATATATTGCAAATGGTAAAATTGAACGTGCTAAAATTCGTGTAGAATGTATTATcag GGAAGACTATCTTGTGGAAGCAATGGAATTACTTGAAATGTATTGCGACTTATTAGTTGCAAGATTTGGTTTGTTAACTCAAATGAAAGAATTGGATGAGGGGCTTGCTGAGTCAGTTTCTAGTATATTATGGGTTGCACCTCGATTACAAGCCGATGTGCCT gaaatgaaaattatatccGATTTATTAACACATAAATATGGTAAACAATATGCAGAGGCTTGTCGCAGTGATAGTATTGCAACAATCAGTGATAAATTACGCCATAAAATGTCTGTACAAAGCCCACCAAAATTattagttgaaaaatatttgattgaaattgCTAAAAACTATAGTATTCCATACGAACCTGATCCAGAAGTGATGAAAGGAGAACGTGGCGTCGATGCATTGTTAGATATTGGTGAACGAAATGACACTAATAACTtaggtggtggtggtggtggtatGCCACAACCACCTGGATTTATAGGATTTCCACAACCACCACTATTACCAGTAAATTCTGGAATGGGAGGAGGCTATACACCTTTTAATTATCCa aatccGTCTCCATCAAATAGTGGTGGTTTTGTCGTACCCCATTCAAAACCATCAACACCAAGTGCTCCAAAAGTACCATATGGTGCTCCGTTATCGTATAACATACCACCGGGAGCTGAAACAAAGGATTTAAACACGAATTTCATGTTG GATTTTGATGACGATATTCCGCCCCCTTCTTATGATTCTGTATCACCAGATGAAAATCAACAA aatataaataaaaatgtgccCTATGGTAAACCTAAGCCACAACCACGGTCTAAAATGCCACCACCAAGTGATTACCCTGAATTACCAGAATTACCTAATGTACCATCTGATAATTTATCAACTAATAAAGAAGACGATATTGATTTTGATGATCTGGCTAGAAGATTTGAAgaacttaaaaagaaaaaataa
- the LOC123292241 gene encoding translocation protein SEC63 homolog isoform X1, with protein sequence MGGQKFQYDESGGTFFYFLLSFLALILIPATYFYWPRKRQEDPEKERKGCQCDGCVQKKQILSQSEPWKGTKEFLTKVAIVGGWVLLAFLAYKVSQFDYELANFDPYEILGIPVGSSVAEVKKSYKKLSIILHPDKKTGDEKAFMKLTKAYQALTDDEARRNWEKYGNPDGPGAMSFGIALPAWIVEKENTVWVLGLYALVFMVALPTVVGTWWYRSIRFSGDQVLLDTTQLYYYFFHKTPSMMLKRVIMILAASLEFDKRHNSQIVERLSDNEEVPHLIKQLPNLSEKNRERPLCYMYSIKTRAIIHAHLSRISLNPLTLEKDRQYIVKKCPYLIQEQVNCVNQLILLAYAGRLPRLPSIETIENCMKLCPMIVQALWEFKNPLLQLPHVTDDNLKYFMSKKRQVKTLQQLAQLKNEDRKALFRHLSEEQYENVLKVLGQMPYVDFKIQHEVCDDENPNVVTAGAIVTVTVSLKRHDMKTLFGDSTIAESQPIRGDEEHTKDEISEVNGGGDTASTTETKPNVKKPAWIKQKRGGGGKKSNKRPNKQNRVNKERSTTTAKIEESPKVDDATPKSKKLTKESLNLQESDDSDGAGTDGEDETPEVTTQHSSEDEDSDSGGGNNKKVSSLDDDQEWEKFQQKLQKRDKGLEGRSKVSHSVHCPYFPEDKQEYWWTYICDRKSKTLLTAPHHITNLVDYEEVQLKFTAPRWPGVYTFTVCLRSDSYIGLDQQQELRLDIKEAPAIPTEHPQWDISESEDEGNGATANGGADDDELSEFATDDEIEEDDE encoded by the exons atgggtGGACAAAAATTCCAGTACGATGAAAGTGGCGgaacttttttctattttttattatcgtttTTGGCGTTAATTTTAATTCCTGCAACCTATTTTTATTGGCCACGTAAACGTCAAGAAg atcCCGAAAAAGAGCGAAAAGGTTGCCAGTGCGATGGGTGTGtacagaaaaaacaaattttatcgcAATCCGAACCATGGAAAGGTACAAAAGAATTCCTTACAAAAGTTGCAATTGTCGGTGGTTGGGTGTTGTTAGCATTTCTAGCATACAAAGTATCCCAATTTGATTATGAGCTAGCAAATTTCGATCCATATGAAATTTTGGGTATACCAGTGGGAAGTTCTGTGGCAGAAGTGAAAAAgagctataaaaaattatcaataattctCCATCCTGATAAAAAAActggagatgaaaaagcatttATGAAATTAACAAAAGCGTATCAGGCGTTAACGGACGATGAGGCACGCCGTAACTGGGAGAAATATGGTAATCCAGATGGGCCAGGTGCAATGAGCTTTGGTATTGCATTACCTGCTTGGATTGTCGAAAAAGAAAACACAGTGTGGGTGTTAGGGTTGTATGCGTTAGTATTCATGGTTGCATTACCTACAGTTGTGGGTACCTGGTGGTATCGTAGTATCCGATTTTCTGGTGATCAAGTGCTTTTAGATACAACAcagttgtattattatttcttcCATAAAACTCCCAGTATGATGTTAAAACGTGTAATTATGATTTTGGCAGCGAGTTTAGAGTTTGATAAACGGCATAATTCACAAATTGTTGAAAGGTTAAGTGATAATGAAGAAGTTCCACAT ttaataaaacaattaccaaatttaagtgaaaaaaatcGTGAGAGACCGTTATGTTATATGTATTCAATAAAAACCAGAGCAATAATTCATGCACATTTATCACGTATTTCATTAAATCCACTGACGCTGGAAAAAGACAGgcaatatattgttaaaaagtgTCCTTATTTAATTCAAGAGCAAGTGAATTGTGtcaatcaattaattttgttagcGTATGCTGGACGAT TACCTCGTTTGCCAtctattgaaacaattgaaaattgtatgaaattatGTCCGATGATTGTTCAAGCATTATGGGAATTTAAAAACCCGCTATTACAATTACCACATGTTACGGatgataatttgaaatattttatgagtaaaaag CGTCAAGTAAAAACACTTCAACAACTGGCGCAACTAAAAAACGAGGATCGTAAAGCATTATTCCGCCATTTATCCGAAGAGCAATACGAAAATGTACTTAAAGTTTTAGGTCAAATGCCGTATGTTGACTTTAAGATTCAACATGAAG taTGTGACGATGAAAATCCAAATGTCGTAACAGCCGGTGCAATAGTTACAGtcacagtttcattaaaacgtCACGATATGAAAACATTATTCGGTGATTCAACCATAGCTGAATCACAACCAATTCGCGGAGACGAAGAACATACCAAAGATGAAATATCTGAAGTTAATGGAGGAGGGGATACTGCAAGCACAACAGAAACAAAACCAAATGTGAAAAAACCAGCATGGATTAAACAAAAACGTGGTGGCGGAGGTAAAAAGAGTAATAAGAGGCCTAACAAACAAAATCGTGTCAATAAAGAACGTTCAACTACAACAGCTAAAATTGAAGAATCGCCTAAGGTCGACGATGCAACACCTAAATCAAAGAAACTGACTAAGGAGTCATTGAATTTACAAGAATCAGATGATAGTGATGGTGCGGGAACAGACGGAGAAGATGAAACACCCGAAGTAACCACTCAACATTCATCTGAAGATGAAGATTCTGATTCTGGAGGTGGTAATAATAAGAAAGTTTCATCATTAGATGATGATCAAGAATGGGAAAAATTCCAACAGAAATTACAAAAACGTGATAAAGGTCTAGAAGGAAGATCAAAAGTATCACATTCTGTACATTGTCCATATTTTCCAGAAGACAAACAAGAATATTGGTGGACATATATTTGTGATAGAAAGAGTAAAACATTGTTAACAGCTCCACATCATATCACAAATCTAGTAGATTACGAAGAAGTGCAATTaaag ttcACAGCTCCAAGATGGCCTGGGGTATACACATTCACAGTATGTTTACGTAGTGATTCATATATTGGTTTAGATCAACAACAAGAATTGCGATTAGATATTAAAGAAGCACCAGCGATACCCACAGAACATCCACAATGGGATATTAGTGAGAGTGAGGATGAAGGTAATGGTGCAACTGCTAACGGTGGTGCAGACGATGACGAACTATCAGAGTTTGCAACCGATGATGAAATTGAAGAGGatgatgaatga